One window of Bacillus alkalicellulosilyticus genomic DNA carries:
- a CDS encoding B3/4 domain-containing protein, with amino-acid sequence MQKLSVTIAKTIKEVVPQFQLGVITYQNITVSDSPQMLKGRLRFYQEELQISLENQDIGDIPSISETRSILKKLGIDTSRYRPSSEALLRRIKKGQLFNPINSAVDLNNFFSIQYQIPLGIYDLDMIEGDVELRLGKENESYLGINGRDNDAEHKLISADAIDPFGSPVVDSKRTIITEKTKNALHLVYCNASLTPDKTEAMLESIVKMFTDVHGGSAEISIIR; translated from the coding sequence ATGCAAAAATTATCAGTTACTATCGCTAAAACCATTAAAGAGGTTGTCCCACAGTTTCAATTAGGTGTCATTACATATCAAAATATTACCGTGAGCGACTCGCCACAAATGTTAAAAGGTCGTTTGCGTTTTTACCAAGAAGAATTACAAATCTCATTGGAAAACCAAGACATTGGCGATATTCCAAGTATAAGCGAAACCCGCTCGATTCTCAAAAAACTCGGCATCGACACATCACGGTATCGTCCCTCTTCCGAAGCCTTGTTGCGCCGGATCAAAAAGGGGCAATTATTTAATCCAATAAACTCTGCTGTTGACTTAAACAATTTCTTTTCTATACAGTATCAAATCCCCTTAGGAATCTATGACTTAGATATGATTGAAGGAGATGTAGAGCTTCGGCTTGGAAAAGAAAATGAAAGTTATCTTGGGATTAATGGCCGGGATAATGATGCAGAACATAAGCTTATTTCTGCTGATGCCATTGATCCATTTGGTAGTCCTGTTGTTGACTCTAAGCGTACTATTATAACAGAGAAAACAAAAAATGCGCTACACTTGGTTTATTGTAACGCCAGCTTAACACCCGATAAAACAGAAGCCATGCTTGAATCAATAGTCAAAATGTTCACTGATGTTCACGGCGGATCTGCGGAAATAAGTAT
- the queG gene encoding tRNA epoxyqueuosine(34) reductase QueG yields the protein MSYAQLKAEVLAYSKSVGIDKVKFTSADPFTTLKERLITQQQLGYQSGFEEPDIEKRVSPVKVLPEAKSIIAIALAYPSKMKNAPKSTKDERRGIFCRASWGTDYHVILKEKLAKIEQFISERVPDARFKSMVDTGELSDRAVAERAGIGWSGKNCAIITPEFGSYVYLGEMITTIPFPPDEPITEQCGNCTKCIDACPTGALVQGGQLNSGACIAYLTQTKGFLPEPYRKKLGNRLYGCDTCQQVCPENKGKDYHRHGDMEPDPEIAKPKLIPLLTINNREFKEKFGHISGSWRGKKPIQRNAIIALAHYKDKNALPVLATLIEKDPRPVIRGTAAWAIGKIGGASELELLCKAKEKETDLEVVAELEKAINFLKE from the coding sequence ATGTCATATGCCCAATTAAAAGCGGAAGTTCTTGCATATAGTAAAAGTGTCGGAATAGATAAAGTGAAATTTACCAGTGCGGACCCATTTACAACATTAAAGGAACGGTTAATTACACAACAACAATTAGGCTATCAATCGGGATTCGAGGAACCAGATATAGAAAAAAGGGTATCTCCAGTCAAAGTTTTGCCCGAAGCCAAATCTATAATTGCGATTGCCCTAGCGTATCCATCAAAAATGAAAAATGCTCCCAAAAGTACAAAAGACGAACGCCGAGGTATTTTTTGTCGAGCATCATGGGGAACAGATTATCATGTCATTTTAAAAGAAAAATTAGCTAAAATTGAGCAGTTTATTTCAGAACGTGTCCCTGATGCGAGATTTAAGTCGATGGTAGACACGGGAGAGTTATCAGACCGAGCGGTAGCTGAAAGAGCGGGTATTGGCTGGAGTGGAAAGAACTGTGCAATCATTACGCCAGAATTTGGGAGCTATGTGTATTTGGGGGAAATGATTACTACGATTCCTTTCCCTCCAGATGAACCGATTACTGAGCAATGTGGCAATTGTACGAAATGTATCGATGCATGTCCAACAGGGGCCCTTGTTCAGGGAGGTCAATTAAATTCAGGAGCATGTATTGCCTATCTGACTCAAACAAAAGGTTTTTTACCTGAGCCCTATCGAAAAAAGTTAGGGAACCGCTTATATGGCTGTGATACGTGTCAACAGGTTTGCCCAGAAAATAAAGGCAAGGATTATCATCGACATGGCGACATGGAGCCTGATCCTGAAATCGCAAAACCAAAGCTTATCCCACTTCTCACAATAAATAATAGGGAATTTAAAGAGAAGTTTGGGCATATATCTGGTTCGTGGAGAGGCAAAAAACCGATTCAACGAAATGCGATTATCGCTTTAGCACACTATAAGGATAAGAATGCACTTCCCGTTTTAGCTACACTCATTGAAAAAGACCCACGCCCTGTCATTCGAGGAACGGCAGCTTGGGCCATTGGTAAAATAGGAGGAGCATCAGAGCTAGAGTTACTTTGCAAAGCTAAAGAGAAAGAAACAGACCTGGAAGTAGTGGCCGAATTAGAAAAAGCGATAAACTTTTTAAAAGAATAG
- a CDS encoding methylated-DNA--[protein]-cysteine S-methyltransferase produces the protein MSTQSNLFYDEIDSILGPITLLATSQGLCNLHFGMVENSLPTLKAWLKKHGIKGELQRDCDQLRPIVEQLHEYFSGQRASFTIPLDLFGTPFQKCVWNALTEIGYGETRTYKEIAQEIGAPKAVRAVGGANNQNPIPIIIPCHRVIGSNGAMVGYGGGLKKKETLLQIEGVIEKIS, from the coding sequence ATGTCGACTCAGTCAAATCTATTCTATGATGAAATCGATAGTATACTTGGACCAATTACATTATTAGCAACAAGCCAAGGACTATGCAATCTTCATTTTGGGATGGTTGAAAACAGTTTACCTACGTTAAAGGCATGGTTAAAAAAGCATGGAATCAAAGGGGAATTACAACGAGATTGCGACCAGTTAAGGCCTATCGTTGAGCAACTACACGAATATTTTTCAGGACAAAGGGCTTCGTTTACAATCCCACTGGACTTATTCGGTACTCCATTTCAAAAGTGCGTCTGGAATGCGTTAACAGAGATAGGGTATGGTGAAACCCGAACGTATAAGGAAATCGCACAAGAAATAGGAGCTCCAAAAGCAGTTCGTGCGGTAGGAGGAGCAAACAATCAAAATCCAATTCCGATTATCATCCCGTGCCACAGGGTAATTGGAAGCAATGGAGCCATGGTTGGTTATGGCGGAGGATTAAAAAAGAAAGAAACCTTACTTCAAATCGAAGGTGTCATCGAAAAAATCTCGTAA
- a CDS encoding amidase domain-containing protein yields the protein MERYSEQIERLAEKRNHCFITGDGVEEVFDRSERECFERKRDQLAHRKGEIVKSTVDGRILRQQTVDQTISYDYVIHYQHLIKLPKHFYLEETIEKRRADFKNGKLIKDRAILPEPEKIEETSMDRVWTKDVSNERFTYNRQEAVKYAERWWNDYNPKYKKFNDNCTNYISQCVRAGGVPMTGYPNRSKGWWFRNDNWSYSWSVAHAFRWQLSGATTGLRGQEMSDATALRPGDVICYDFNGDGRWQHTTIVVAKDENGEPLVNAQSTNSRMRYWAYEDSTAWTPKIQYKFFRVLDSN from the coding sequence ATGGAAAGGTATAGTGAACAAATCGAGAGGTTAGCGGAAAAGAGAAATCATTGTTTTATTACTGGTGATGGCGTAGAGGAGGTTTTTGACCGAAGTGAACGTGAATGCTTTGAGCGCAAAAGAGACCAACTTGCTCACAGAAAAGGAGAAATTGTTAAATCGACAGTAGATGGAAGGATCTTAAGACAACAAACAGTTGACCAGACCATTTCCTACGACTATGTTATTCATTATCAGCATTTAATAAAGCTTCCGAAACATTTTTACTTAGAAGAAACAATTGAAAAGAGAAGAGCCGACTTTAAAAATGGAAAGCTAATCAAAGACCGTGCCATTCTCCCTGAACCAGAGAAAATCGAAGAAACATCAATGGACCGGGTTTGGACAAAAGATGTATCGAATGAACGTTTTACGTATAATCGACAAGAGGCCGTTAAATATGCTGAACGCTGGTGGAATGATTACAATCCTAAGTACAAAAAATTCAATGATAATTGTACGAATTATATATCCCAATGTGTTCGAGCGGGCGGGGTACCTATGACCGGCTATCCTAATCGTTCAAAGGGGTGGTGGTTCCGTAATGACAATTGGAGCTATAGCTGGTCTGTAGCTCATGCGTTTCGCTGGCAACTAAGTGGAGCAACAACCGGTTTAAGAGGTCAAGAAATGTCTGATGCAACCGCTCTTCGCCCAGGTGATGTTATCTGTTATGATTTCAATGGAGACGGAAGATGGCAGCACACAACAATTGTTGTAGCTAAGGATGAGAACGGTGAACCGTTAGTCAATGCACAATCAACCAATAGCCGGATGAGGTATTGGGCGTATGAAGATTCCACAGCATGGACACCTAAAATACAGTATAAATTTTTCCGTGTATTAGACTCTAATTAG
- the trmL gene encoding tRNA (uridine(34)/cytosine(34)/5-carboxymethylaminomethyluridine(34)-2'-O)-methyltransferase TrmL — protein MGLHIVLYQPEIPANTGNIARTCAGTNTSLHLIRPLGFSTDDKMLKRAGCDYWPNVKINYYDSLDELFQTFPSGQFYFIETVGTKNYSDFDYSDESKDIFFVFGRETTGLPMDVLEERKEDCLRIPQTDKVRSLNLSNTAAIVIYEAIRQQQFKGLI, from the coding sequence GTGGGATTACATATTGTTTTATATCAACCTGAAATTCCGGCTAATACGGGAAATATCGCAAGAACCTGTGCGGGGACAAATACATCGCTTCATTTAATACGACCTCTAGGCTTTTCAACTGACGATAAAATGCTAAAGCGGGCGGGTTGTGATTACTGGCCAAATGTAAAAATTAATTATTATGATTCGTTGGACGAGCTGTTTCAAACGTTTCCGAGTGGTCAATTTTATTTTATTGAAACAGTAGGTACAAAAAATTATAGTGACTTTGATTACTCAGATGAATCAAAAGATATCTTTTTCGTGTTTGGTAGAGAGACGACTGGATTGCCAATGGATGTGCTAGAAGAGCGGAAAGAAGATTGCTTGCGGATACCACAAACTGATAAAGTCCGTTCTTTAAACCTTTCAAACACCGCTGCAATAGTCATCTATGAGGCCATTCGACAGCAACAATTTAAGGGTTTAATCTAG
- a CDS encoding antibiotic biosynthesis monooxygenase family protein, producing the protein MYVVMNELHVPKEAKAHLSERFGKSAEKMGSVPGCIEFMFLNNEKEDGKQIVFTKWESKQDYENWLHSDAFKRAHQEKRESKEKGPTTSNELNAYEVLYQS; encoded by the coding sequence ATGTATGTTGTAATGAATGAGTTACACGTGCCAAAAGAGGCGAAAGCACACCTTTCTGAGAGGTTTGGGAAGAGTGCTGAAAAAATGGGAAGTGTACCCGGATGTATTGAGTTTATGTTTTTAAATAATGAAAAGGAAGACGGTAAACAAATTGTATTCACCAAGTGGGAATCCAAGCAAGACTATGAAAATTGGTTACATAGTGATGCGTTTAAGCGTGCTCATCAGGAAAAACGTGAATCAAAAGAAAAAGGTCCAACAACGAGCAATGAGCTCAATGCGTACGAAGTATTATATCAGTCATAG
- a CDS encoding DUF5366 family protein encodes MNNTYLTSHFPLFSIFLFSTSLSLYTESYIISQLIYFGIYDGMMDFFSENGIKLTLVFLLVLLFFMVFSALKLINDTNIQLSLLFFSKDVEGSDLQKIRSGSWIFLVASGLSLLFTNHIIAIVALFVGAVIIYFFYLLYRISESLSIAGMIGMIFFHILFWVTFTLAVMYALLTLYNGFIASLPI; translated from the coding sequence ATGAATAATACCTACTTAACGAGTCATTTTCCATTATTCTCTATTTTTCTTTTTAGCACATCATTGTCGTTATATACAGAGTCTTACATTATTTCTCAACTAATCTATTTTGGAATTTATGACGGAATGATGGATTTCTTTTCTGAAAATGGGATTAAACTAACATTGGTCTTTTTATTAGTATTATTGTTTTTTATGGTTTTTTCAGCGTTAAAGCTTATTAATGATACAAATATCCAACTTTCTCTTTTGTTTTTTTCCAAGGATGTAGAGGGAAGTGACTTGCAAAAAATCCGCTCGGGCTCATGGATTTTTTTAGTTGCAAGTGGACTTTCTTTATTGTTTACTAATCATATCATAGCGATTGTGGCCTTATTTGTAGGTGCTGTTATCATCTACTTCTTTTACTTACTTTATCGAATCAGTGAATCGTTATCGATAGCTGGGATGATAGGGATGATTTTCTTTCATATCTTGTTTTGGGTTACGTTCACACTTGCTGTTATGTATGCGTTACTCACGTTGTACAACGGTTTCATCGCAAGTTTACCTATATAA
- a CDS encoding transglycosylase domain-containing protein, with protein MSMRKATGFFITIILFLLFIIVLFHVTEESANIRSVGAVIDERVKVDAITLSNNSFILDRNKSVVSEIYNDENRIYTPYHQIPAQVIDAFIATEDRRFFEHKGYDPSGMARAFMINMKSNSIEQGASTVTQQLVRNLYVGHEQTYDRKFSELLYAFKLEEMYSKEEIIEFYLNSIFFHNGVYGFGTASHFYFSKPIDQLTLAEIAFLTAIPNNPTHYDPLKNKKNTLARQEWILQKMLEEDVITEKEFKKALSEKINLVTSRRIDTHPDYVTYIHHEFKQLISKVEGYQDRVVQATEKERNSIHEQLQNRIDELYRSGIIIETSLDPLVQNKVISSFNRHLPEDVQGAAAIVDHSSQQLIALTGGKDYRKFDFHRGFQTFRQPGSTIKPLLVYAPYLDQNDVPLKTKVNSNDVCFGDYCPKNYGGKQYGNVTITTAFKYSLNTPAVRMLDQLGVNKGFSYLEQFNFSRMQPEDYRLPSALGGLTVGISPLELTNAYTTFANDGIFQPAYGIQRVTDLEGNVLYEWPQSPKQVWKESTNGKMRELLQQVVLDGTATKAQLSTTGYIGGKTGTTNQFHDLWFVGLTDDYTAGVWVGKDTPGSIESINSKSPHLLIWKDIMN; from the coding sequence ATGTCTATGAGAAAAGCAACCGGTTTTTTTATAACTATCATACTTTTTTTACTTTTCATTATCGTGTTATTTCACGTTACCGAAGAATCTGCTAATATTCGCTCAGTTGGAGCTGTAATAGATGAACGTGTAAAAGTTGATGCAATTACATTGTCTAATAATAGTTTTATTCTAGACCGAAACAAGTCTGTTGTATCTGAAATCTATAACGATGAAAACCGTATTTATACACCCTATCATCAAATCCCAGCTCAAGTCATTGATGCGTTCATCGCTACAGAAGACAGGCGTTTTTTTGAACATAAAGGCTATGACCCATCAGGAATGGCAAGAGCCTTCATGATTAATATGAAATCCAATTCGATAGAACAAGGGGCTAGCACGGTTACTCAACAATTGGTCCGTAATCTATATGTTGGTCATGAACAAACCTATGACCGTAAATTTAGTGAACTACTATATGCCTTTAAATTAGAGGAAATGTATAGTAAAGAAGAAATTATTGAATTCTATCTTAACTCAATCTTTTTTCACAATGGGGTATATGGATTTGGAACGGCAAGCCACTTTTACTTTAGTAAACCGATTGACCAACTAACCTTGGCTGAAATAGCTTTTTTAACAGCCATTCCAAACAACCCAACTCATTATGACCCATTAAAAAATAAGAAAAACACATTAGCAAGACAGGAATGGATTCTTCAAAAAATGCTAGAAGAAGACGTAATTACTGAAAAGGAATTCAAAAAAGCTCTAAGCGAAAAGATAAATCTAGTTACTTCACGAAGAATTGATACTCATCCAGATTATGTGACTTATATTCATCATGAGTTTAAACAGCTTATCTCAAAAGTCGAAGGCTACCAAGACAGAGTTGTTCAAGCAACTGAGAAGGAACGAAATAGTATTCATGAACAATTACAGAATCGAATAGACGAATTATACCGAAGTGGGATTATCATTGAGACATCGCTTGATCCACTTGTGCAAAATAAAGTTATTTCGTCATTTAATCGTCATTTGCCTGAGGATGTTCAAGGGGCAGCTGCCATAGTTGACCATTCTTCTCAGCAGTTGATCGCTCTTACTGGAGGTAAGGACTACCGAAAATTTGATTTTCATAGAGGTTTTCAAACGTTTCGTCAGCCTGGTTCGACGATAAAACCTTTACTAGTCTATGCTCCTTATTTAGACCAAAATGATGTACCATTGAAAACAAAAGTGAATTCAAATGATGTTTGTTTTGGAGACTATTGTCCTAAAAACTACGGTGGAAAACAATATGGAAATGTCACGATAACAACAGCGTTTAAATACTCTTTAAATACACCAGCCGTTCGTATGTTGGACCAATTAGGAGTGAACAAAGGATTTTCTTATTTAGAGCAATTCAATTTCAGCAGAATGCAACCTGAGGATTACCGCTTACCTTCGGCGTTAGGTGGATTAACTGTGGGGATTTCTCCGTTAGAATTGACTAATGCCTATACGACATTTGCCAATGATGGTATTTTTCAACCAGCTTATGGCATACAAAGAGTGACCGACTTAGAGGGCAATGTGTTATATGAATGGCCTCAATCACCAAAACAAGTATGGAAAGAAAGCACAAACGGAAAAATGAGGGAATTGCTTCAACAAGTAGTCTTAGACGGCACAGCCACAAAGGCACAACTTTCTACAACAGGGTATATCGGTGGCAAAACAGGAACAACAAACCAGTTTCACGATTTATGGTTTGTTGGATTAACCGATGACTACACTGCGGGCGTGTGGGTAGGAAAAGACACACCGGGAAGCATAGAAAGCATTAACTCAAAAAGCCCTCACCTTCTCATCTGGAAAGATATTATGAACTAA
- a CDS encoding PrkA family serine protein kinase: MDILHRIKEYRDEEKKLTWRGTFAEYLELVKENPQIAQTAHSRVYNMIKDAGVEEVDGKKQYSFFSDQMFGVEESLEKLVEEYFHSAAKRLDVRKRILLLMGPVSGGKSTLVAMLKRGLEQYSRTENGAVYAIAGCPMHEDPLHLIPHHLRDSFYDEYGIKIEGNLSPLNMMRLEKEYGGRIEDVMVERILFSEDKRVGIGTFSPSDPKSQDIADLTGSIDFSTIAEYGSESDPRAYRFDGELNKANRGLMEFQEMLKCDEKFLWHLLSLTQEGNFKAGRFALISADELIVAHTNESEYKAFISNKKNEALHSRIIVMKVPYNLKVSEEERIYQKMIKQSDLSNVHIAPHALKIAAIFTILTRLTPPKKQGIDLVKKMKLYNGEMIEGFNVQDIEELKKEFPDEGMTGIDPRYVINRISSAIIRKQLTSISALDVLRSIKEGLNEHASISKEDKERYMDFISVARREYDDIAKKEVQKAFVYSYDESAKTLMDNYLDNVEAYCNKNKLRDPLTGEEMSPDEKLMRSIEEQIGISENAKKAFREEILIRISAYARKGKKFDYNSHERLREAIQKKLFADLKDIVKITTSTKTPDENQLKKVNEVIARLIDEHGYNSTSANELLRYVGSLLNR; encoded by the coding sequence ATGGATATATTACATCGGATAAAAGAGTATAGAGATGAAGAGAAAAAACTAACTTGGCGCGGTACCTTTGCCGAATATCTTGAACTTGTAAAGGAAAACCCGCAGATTGCTCAAACGGCACATTCCCGTGTGTACAATATGATAAAAGACGCAGGGGTAGAGGAAGTCGATGGGAAGAAACAATATAGCTTCTTTAGTGATCAAATGTTTGGTGTGGAAGAGTCCCTTGAAAAGCTTGTGGAGGAATATTTTCATTCAGCTGCAAAACGGTTAGATGTAAGGAAACGAATCTTGCTGCTAATGGGGCCGGTCAGTGGTGGTAAATCAACATTAGTTGCGATGCTCAAACGAGGGTTAGAGCAATATTCACGAACAGAAAATGGAGCGGTTTATGCCATTGCGGGTTGTCCAATGCATGAAGACCCGTTACATTTAATTCCTCATCACTTAAGAGATAGCTTTTATGATGAGTACGGGATTAAGATTGAAGGAAACTTATCTCCGCTAAATATGATGAGGCTTGAAAAAGAATATGGTGGACGTATTGAAGATGTAATGGTCGAACGGATTCTCTTTTCAGAAGATAAGCGAGTAGGGATTGGAACATTCAGTCCTTCCGATCCAAAATCACAGGATATTGCCGATTTAACAGGAAGCATTGACTTCTCGACGATTGCTGAATATGGTTCAGAATCAGACCCAAGGGCGTACCGTTTTGATGGAGAGTTAAATAAAGCAAATCGTGGATTGATGGAATTTCAAGAGATGTTGAAGTGTGATGAGAAATTTTTATGGCACTTATTATCACTGACACAGGAAGGGAATTTTAAAGCGGGACGTTTTGCTTTAATCTCAGCTGATGAGTTAATTGTTGCTCATACGAATGAATCAGAGTATAAAGCTTTTATCTCGAACAAGAAGAATGAAGCACTACACTCGAGAATTATTGTGATGAAGGTTCCTTATAACCTTAAGGTATCAGAAGAAGAACGAATTTATCAAAAAATGATAAAACAAAGTGATTTATCGAATGTTCATATCGCACCACACGCCCTGAAAATTGCAGCAATTTTTACAATTTTAACAAGACTAACTCCTCCGAAAAAACAAGGGATCGATTTAGTTAAGAAAATGAAGCTTTACAACGGTGAAATGATTGAAGGTTTTAACGTACAAGATATTGAAGAGTTGAAAAAAGAGTTTCCAGACGAAGGTATGACAGGTATCGACCCTAGGTACGTCATTAATCGAATTTCCTCGGCAATAATTCGTAAGCAATTAACATCAATTAGTGCATTAGATGTTCTTCGTTCTATAAAAGAAGGCTTAAACGAACATGCATCGATTTCTAAAGAGGATAAAGAACGATATATGGACTTTATCTCTGTAGCAAGACGCGAGTATGATGATATTGCCAAGAAAGAAGTTCAAAAAGCATTTGTTTATTCTTATGATGAATCAGCCAAAACGCTAATGGATAATTATTTAGACAACGTTGAAGCTTATTGCAATAAAAATAAGCTAAGGGACCCATTAACGGGTGAGGAAATGTCTCCTGATGAGAAGTTGATGAGGTCAATAGAAGAGCAAATTGGTATTTCAGAAAACGCGAAAAAGGCGTTCCGAGAAGAAATTCTAATTCGAATTTCAGCGTATGCAAGAAAGGGCAAGAAATTCGATTATAATTCTCATGAAAGATTACGTGAGGCAATCCAGAAGAAGTTATTTGCTGACCTTAAGGATATTGTGAAAATTACGACATCCACGAAAACGCCAGATGAAAATCAGTTAAAGAAGGTAAATGAAGTAATTGCCCGATTGATTGATGAGCATGGTTACAATTCAACGTCAGCAAATGAGCTATTACGTTATGTAGGAAGTTTACTAAATCGCTAA
- a CDS encoding ABC transporter ATP-binding protein, translating into MKTLLRIENVTKMYPGANAIKALHPTSLNITEGTIHVIMGKSGSGKSTLLNILSGMDEPTKGVVHYLNRDIYKLNDKDQSLLRGKEFGYIFQFFQLIDELSVYDNICLPLLFTKQDFNKEKIRKVATELGIKEKLENFPQELSGGEQQRVAIARAIINQPKIIFADEPTANLDKTNSKRVTELLIHMCKKFNVTLVLVTHEENLISNPDYIYEMEDGNLKLR; encoded by the coding sequence ATGAAAACACTTCTAAGAATAGAAAATGTCACAAAAATGTATCCGGGTGCAAACGCTATTAAGGCGTTGCACCCAACTTCTTTAAATATTACAGAGGGTACAATCCATGTCATTATGGGTAAAAGTGGTTCTGGTAAATCAACGTTACTAAATATATTAAGTGGCATGGATGAACCGACAAAAGGAGTTGTCCACTATTTAAATAGGGATATATATAAGTTAAATGATAAAGACCAATCATTATTACGAGGAAAAGAGTTTGGTTATATATTTCAGTTTTTTCAACTTATTGATGAACTATCTGTGTACGATAATATTTGTCTGCCACTCCTATTTACAAAGCAAGATTTTAATAAGGAGAAGATTAGAAAAGTAGCAACAGAATTAGGTATTAAAGAAAAATTGGAAAATTTCCCGCAAGAATTGTCTGGTGGTGAACAACAACGGGTTGCGATTGCAAGAGCTATTATTAATCAGCCTAAAATTATATTTGCTGATGAACCTACAGCCAACTTAGATAAGACAAATAGTAAACGAGTAACGGAATTATTAATACATATGTGCAAAAAATTCAATGTGACATTGGTATTGGTAACACATGAAGAAAATCTAATATCGAATCCTGACTATATATATGAAATGGAAGATGGTAACCTCAAACTGCGTTAA